In the genome of Stomoxys calcitrans chromosome 4, idStoCalc2.1, whole genome shotgun sequence, the window atacgtgccaagtatggtttgaatcggtcttaaacccaatgtagctcccatataaaccgatttcacgattgcatttcgtgagcctctagagggagctgttcttgtctgatttggctgacattttggagAAAGGCCATTAGTCCGCATCATCCAAGCCAtgtatgacccgaatcggtctatagcctgataaagaTTCAATAGCCGAGCAATtcctgacaaatgcgatccatggtggggggttttataagattcggccgaacttagtacgcttctACTTGTATCCTTAGATATGTGTAGCAGCTAGCAATGTCTTGCATTTGTAACTTACGTCTGTAGCACCGCCACTCCCTTCTCCTCACATCTTATGCCACCACACGGTATATTGGGATTTTTAGCCACTTCGCCTTTGGAAAGTATTAAACTGGAACTCATATAACACTTGCCGGGATAAGCtgaaatatcgaaaaaaaaacttagaaaaatCCCCATACCATAAAGCACATTGAATGAATTCTTGCCAGTATTCCTAAAAACTCCTCTAGCTTCTGCTGCCCATGAAACCGCCACCAtacacaaaattaaacaaattgcgATTAAGAATCTCATGGTGTTGTTCGAATGAAAGCAATTATTGAAGTAATTTTGTTCACACTGATTTGTTATATTTAAATACTGCAGAACAAAGAAGGCAATCAGTaggaaaaaaaagaacatttgATAGGAAATACCACAGCAATGTGTCAGCAATCGTAGATGCTTATCAGCAAACTgtatataataacaacaacaaagaacgtgctaagttcggtcgtgtcgaatcttgggaacccaccaccatgaattctggtacaaatttacacaaataaaCTTAGCTGAAGGTCTTATACTTGGCTTaccaaatttgtgccaaatcaggtaaaaatgTAAGCTTCCAGaggccgtagaagactaatcggcagatcggtttatatgggagctatatcaagatatagaccaatGTGGGCCGTACTTGCCACGGCTATTGGAAGCAACAAACGACACTGTGaacaatttaagccaaattggatggccattgcggtttctaggggctcaataggTTAAATCCGGTGATGGgttttgtatgggggctatatcgatttATGAACCTTTCTGGACGGGATTTGGTTTGGAGCTGGGGTATAAACGTActttgcatacaaaatttcaaccaaatcgggcagAAATGTAgacttctagggactcaagaagccaaatctggggatcagttcatatggggactatatcagtttatagacccaCTAGATGAACCGGACTCGACCcgctacgaatttaagtttggatgtaaggtgaactccattcttaaaatactttatttcagctctatattctcataatgtctgatttaggggtgttttcgggggtgaggtggtccccacagacacttggtcctgaaaaatatcagcatcgtgctctgctttcaaataccatttttttaaatcccatattgccattggtttaggggagtttacacgatggccccaaaataggttatcaaattcattttcttatctcaaatacctttcaatttagccacatattggcatggtcgaaaaatttttacccttttggggggtgttttggggaaggggtgatgctctaaatacatggtcctacatttggatatcaaattcgtattctactaccaaatacctttatttgagccccatattgcgatggtcagtaaaaaattgctgtttgtggggtattttgggaaaggggtagacccccagaaaattggtcccgaaagtgggtatcaattcttgctctaccgtccccccccaatacctttcatttaagctccacattgccatggtcggtaaaaatgcccgatttagaggtgttttggggtgatCACCCCCAaccactaagccctgaaaatttatcagcaacgtgctctattctcatatatttgaactctATATTGTCATTGggctcaaaattg includes:
- the LOC131996820 gene encoding uncharacterized protein LOC131996820, which produces MRFLIAICLILCMVAVSWAAEARGVFRNTAYPGKCYMSSSLILSKGEVAKNPNIPCGGIRCEEKGVAVLQTCPIASFAGYKQGDFVNTSKPYPACCKRQLIKLN